CAAACATTTCCACATTGTTTCTTTCTGATTGGGTTACTCACGGGCGGGATTGGTTCGGTACTGTCCGGATGGGTTGCTGGGTTCACTTAGACCCACGTCATTCAGTGCCAGAACTCTGAATGAGTAATAGACATGTGGAGACAGGTCGAGAGGGGCCGTGGTGCTGGTTCCAGGGACCTCAGTCATGTTGACCCAAACTCCTGGCTCATGAAGCGAATCTTCATACTGAATGAGGAACACTGAGGTAAACCAGAGAAAGCAAGATTAATGCTCAATTCTTGTAGGGTTTCTCTCAGTCTAAATTGGTTTACATATAGTACAATATCTTACATTTAATGAGGCTGTTATGATCATTTCCAGGGGTCCATGTCAGCCGTACGCTACGCTCTCGTTGGTCCGTCAGCTCCAAGTCTGTAGGAGGGTCTGGTtgctctgaaaaaaaaaacagatcatCAGTCATTATGAGACACGAGGCATTCAGACAAACCTAGCTGTTGTGCCCCAGATATACGAAACATGCAACACacagcaaaaataaaacaaaagttaCAATTACGGCTTTGTTCACACTGCACACTTGGATTTTGAATCCAGTTTTTAGTGTCCTGACTAAGTGATTAAAGGGTCATGAAGCCCCACAAAACATTTCTTGATATGGTAAAAGTTAATTACGTGTTGCACATTACTTAAAACAGTAATAACTGTCACGAATTATATgtgaatttgtgcttttttcGGGCCATTTTCTTCATTCGGTTTTCATTGGCTGCTATGTCTGTAAACTCTGGCTGCCATATCGtggcacgataaatcgcatgcaaTTGTCATGTACAtgtcgtcagtaaagccggttccttgattagtagtaaattgccattacctgctttcagattgagtggcatttactacacaaagccgtagttcactgacaatcggggcaattttgCAGTTATTATCGCGAACACATCAGACCAGCTTGAcccaccagcttaaaccagctagaCCAAGCTGGAAGCTTGGCTAAGCGGGTCTTAGCTGATTTAAGAGGaaagtagctggtttaagatggtcctGCCAGACTGGCAAAGTTGTTCATCCAGCCTGGTCAGCTGGGGCTGGTTGCACCAGCTTGACGTAAAAATTTTGGGTGCAAGCACTACGTCGGGCTTAGTGAATTTTTTGTGCCTGTTGCATCATCTAATAATATGACCAGGCGCTGTTACGCTTAGCGTAGACGATGCGCGACCCCGTGTATGCGGTTAACTACATTGATAGTTGAGACGCTATTCGGGTCACAAACCCACatttaagggccgttcacattataacaataacgataactataaaaaatatagttttaaaaagcGTTTTATATTAACGAGAATAGCAGACaaccacaactataacgataaagatacaatgaacgatatcgttgggatcactttctgatgAATGCacctgatgaacgataaaccattgaaaGCCAATCAAATTTATTCAAGATGGGTCACGTGCAGACCCACCAAACCTGCATATTAACTAAACGAAAGCCTTTCCCGTTTGCACAAAAGGTAATAACTTGGCGATTAGTTCTAACAATTCcctgttttttgtaaaaatcaaagtattataaaatataaacatttattggTGCGTTCTCTCACTCTGCATGCATGTAAGCCTAGTGCTCGCATATGGATTAGACGCACCAATGTCTcgtcaatttatttatttttagaaacAAGTCAACACTTTATACTTACGCCAGACGTAAGATTTAGGCTCGGACGTACGCTATGCCTAGATGGTGCACGGGTGTAAATTCTACGTAGGACGTAAAGCGCATTTTACGTCCAGACTAGCCTTACGACCGGGTGTACGgccagctggtgcaaccggcccctggtGGTTCAAGCTGGTCTGACTAGCTAAAAAGTGTCCAAACTCCTAAAACCAAcctgctacaccagctaaaaccaggcttGGAAACAAGCCAAAACCACCCAACCAGCTAGGGTTGCTAGAACTGATGTATAATGCCTAAAATTAGATGTCAATGGAGAAGTAAACTGGAATTTTGGTCTCTTCTAATGTCTATTATGGCGTTTCGCTACAATATCGTAATACacattattttgcttgtttgaaCAAAGCCAAACTGACTCCAATATAGACTTCCAACTTAAAAAAGCatttatgaaataaaatatgCCATTTGATATAGGACATTCTGTTAAAGGCAATATTTTGTAGTATGGTATTTAAAGGTCCAGTAAAGCGTGGCAAGCACAAACTTTTACCTGCCTTATTTGAGATTAAGAAccaaaaacaagaaaattgcctttaactttttttattgcAAACATCCAAAAAACACACATATTACCAAATATGAGAGAAGTGATGGGggttaaacaaaaacaacaacacaaatgCATCAAATGGATCTGCGATCTGAAACAGGACAGGACGTGAGTTTTACCCAGTATTACAGGTGGCGTTGGTGTGGCTTCTGTCAACATGGAAAGCAGTTTTGGGTGGAAGGTCAAAGTTAATGACATAAAACATACAACTGCAACACCTGTTTAATCTATATTCACATTATTAGACCTGACCTAGTACAAAGGACACAGATGTAAGTACTGTAGATCTAACATACAGTGTGCAGGTTATTTTAATAGTAAAATGATTAACTATAGCACTAAGAAAGACCTACTACACTGAATTAAGGGATAAAGTTAGCGTACCAACTACAGTGAGCGTGGCGCTTGCCGAATCTTGGTCCAGGGTGGTGTTTCTGATACAGGTGTATGTGCCCTCGTCGTCTTCCGTCACTTCTTTTATAGTCAAACTATCAGAGCCTAGCTCGAAtctacacccacaaaacaaaGAAAGTTAAACTATGGGGCAGATTTAACATTTAAGGggtttttacaaaaaaagttgggacaaaacaatggcattgCTATAcataagatatgtcagtgcaagatgtttttaaatgatggcagctcaaacatgcattttagtccgggactaggataagacctGTCCGAAAATCCGCCCCTATATGTTCAATTATGTCTTCAAAACATAGCAGATGAATAAAAGAAGTGTACGCAAGTTGTACCGTGGATCATCCGGTAGCTCTCCGTCGTCTTTGAGCCATATCATGGAAGTGATGAGCGTAGGGTCGTGTTTTACCTTACACTCAAACACAGCGATGCCGTTCCTTTGGACCACGTTGTATTCTGGCAGCTTTAGGATCCGTGTTGGTTCTGGGGGAAAGACAAATATTCATTTGATCCTTTTCTCCTTATTAGCTTGGCTTGATTGCACTAGCAACGCGTCAAGGGTTTGAGACCCTAGGAATGCACACACTCATAAAATGTACACCCTGATCCTCTGAGCACTGTCACAATAAATGGTCCCTAACTGTCACAGGGTCagtacacttttaaaaagtagACATTTGCACTTATAAgagtgtatattagtacctcaaaagtagcaaaggtatacatatctgtaactTTTTAAAGGACACTGCCCATTTTTATCCAACTACTTTGGATTTTAGTAGGTTTCTCAAAATAACGTCTTACCTTTCACTTCCAAATGCACATAATTCTCTTTGTTGCCGAGATTGTTAGTGGCTATGCAGGTGTATTTGCCACCGTTTAGTTGCTGAGCCACGTTGATCTCCAATGTGCCATTCTTATGTATGATGTACAAGTCGCCATCCAGTATGCTTTGACCGTCTTTAAACCTGTGTATCACAGAGAGACCCATATTTAACAGCCCAGCAGGCATATGATCGACCTTAAACGTtgaaatatagttgaaataatATCAGTTCTTGTTTTAACTTTGAAACAATGTTGATACAACAGTTAATGCTAAAcggttgcaaaaggttaataaaatgcttaaaaattgatgttgaaatatggttgaaataatgtcagttcttgttttAACGTTAAAACAATGTTGATACAACAATTAATGCTAAACAACTGCAAAAgattaataaaatgcttaaaaattgATGTTGaaatatggttaaaataatgtcagttcttgtttaAAGGTTAAAACAACGTTGATACAACAGTTAATGCTAAAcgactgcaaaaaaaaaaataataaaattcttaaaaatcgacgttgaaatatggttgaaataatgtcagttcttgttttACCGTTAAAACAAAGTTGATACAACAGTTAATGCTAGACTgttgcaaaaggttaataaaattcttaaaaatcgacgttgaaatatggttgaaatatTGCCAGTTCTTCTTTTAACGTTAAAACAACGTTGATACAACAGTTAATGCTAAAcggttgcaaaaggttaataaaatgcttaaaaatcgacgttgaaatatggttgaaatatggttgaaataatgttagTTCTTGTTTGAACGTTAAAACAATGTGATACAACAGTTAATGCTAAAcggttgcaaaaggttaataaaatgcttaaaaattgacattgaaatatggttgaaatatggttgaaataatgtcagttcttcTTTTAACGTTAAAACAATGTTGATACAACAGTTAATGCTAAAcggttgcaaaaggttaataaaatgcttaaaaattgacattgaaatatggttgaaatatggttgaaataatgtcagttcttcTTTTAACGTTAAAACAATGTTGATACAACAGTTAATGCTAAAcggttgcaaaaggttaataaaatgcttaaaaattgacgttgaaatatggttgaaatatggttgaaataatgtcagttcttcTTTTAACGTTAAAACAATGTTGATACAACAGTTAATgctaaacagttgcaaaaggttaataaaatgcttaaaaatcaacgttgaaatatagctgaaataatgtcagttcttgttttAACGTTAAAACAACGTTGATACAAAAGTTAATGCTAAACGGTTggaaaaggttaataaaatgcttaaaaatcgacgttgaaatatggttgaaataatgtcagttctttTTTAACGTTAAAACAACGTTGATACAACAGTTATTGCTTAATGAttgcaaaaggttaataaaattcttaaaaatcaacgtcgaaatatggttgaaataatgtcagttcttgttttAACATTGAAACAATGTTGATACAAAAGTTAATGCTAAAcggttgcaaaaggttaataaaagcTTAAAAATCgacgttgaaatatggttgaaataatgtcagttcttgttttaatgttaaaaaaacgtTGATACAAAAGTTAATGCTAAACGGTTggaaaaggttaataaaatgcttaaaaatcaaagttGAAGTAtggttgaaatatggttgaaataatgtcagttctttttttaatgttaaaacaaCGTTGATACAACAGTTAATGCTTAACGAttgcaaaaggttaataaaattcttaaaaatcacgtcgaaatatggttgaaataatgcCAGTTCTTGTTTTAACATTGAAACAATGTTGATACAAAAGTTCATGCTAAACGGTttcaaaaggttaataaaatgcttaaaaatcgaCGTTGAAACTTGGTTGAAATAACGTAGTTGTTTGTTCAACATTGATATAACGTTGAAACCGTGGTTAATGCTAAACGTTATATCAATGTTGATTCAATTATCAAAATCAATGCATATTTCGTTAACTTGCTGTTGATGCAAAGACCTCAATTCACCcatgttgaaagtgagacattAAAGCAACGTTGCGATATCAACGTTGATTcaatttgcaaaatcaaaaGGTAATTCAACGTTAATTCAACCTTGTCTTTGACGTTGATTCAAGGGCTaactcaaactttaaaatgccGGCTGGGATGTTGGACAGatatttaaataatacaaaaatcgAATCTTACCACGTGATCTTCGGAAGAGGTGATCCAAATGCAGCACAGTCCAGCAGAGCCCTGCTGTTTGTAATGACTGCATACACATGGTTTGTAGGAGTCAGGATCCTTGGAGGTTCAGCTGAAATgtgataaaatatatttatgtctGATGAAATAATATGATACaatataaatgtgaccctggaccacaaaactagtcACAAGTCGCATggatatatttgtagcaatagccaactatacattgtattggtcaaaattataattttttctgccaaaaatcattattatGTTCATGGatatcatgttccatgaagatattttgtaaatctgtaaatatatcaaaaacgtatttatcattagtaatgtgctgctaaggacttcattttgATAACATTAAAGGCGGTAagtgggtcaatgacgtgacgttaattattttgtgtccgtatggttcaattaaatgtaaaagagttcaaatttcaaaataaatttgcagattatgtGCATACATTcacttttttgaggaccaagtctaagatttctggttttatttcattttgaaagaatatttgggggataactgcaaaaatgtcaatgtggtgtaaccggtctgtgtcaattggtgtaaccagtattttttttttttaattaaaatataaatatattcataaaaattaGTTTTAgggtaatatgatttttttacatacatttttacattatttgtaaAGATTATttagagctgttttcagcatgtGTCAggataaatattacaaaaacgcataaaaatgtatatttagaaataacgaataaaatgatattttaaaatgtctatattttaatttttttgatgattccatcaaggtggataaaatatttcatatttttcattctttggtgcaattggcggttacaccatttgacattttcaggtccattcagtcttaactttcataaaaatggtgcaaatgtaagtttttattgcataaaattaacataaatacactatgtgcattgaaataaacctgatgcgtgCATTTAACACaagtttttaaaaagatttttgaatttctcctcttgccaaaccgtttttgtcactgactcAAGTAAGGAATGTACAGTCAACCAGattttatcacaaaataaaCCCTAAGGGTTATGTATATCAGAACGCAACCAATCAAAATCGAGAATTCCAGAGAGCCAACAAAATCTACAAACTCACTCAGGACATTGACGAATGCATTGGCCAGCAGGTATCCGTACTCATTGGAGGCGTTACACTGGTAAACTGCACTGGAGCCAGTCTGCACATCGCTAAGGATGATGACATCACCTTCGATTTTCCGACTGGGATCCACGGGTGAATCTATCAAGGAATGGCATTATAAACACAAGGTATATTCCATGCACCCACCTTAAACCTCCATTAAATTACGAAAGTGAAACGTACTCTCGATGGCCACACCGTTGACAAACCAGGTGACCTTGGGTTTAGGGTTGCCGTCGGCCCGGCACGTGAGCATGCCCGTTTCTTTAGGAGCCATGATGAGGTTCTGAGGGGCGCTGATCCAAAAGGGTGCCGCTgtgggaaaaaaaacattttgaggcGACGGGATGAATTCTCATGAAACACAAATAGGCTAACAATAGTgcactgttgctttggataaaatgaaTAGTGATGCATGTACTGTAATTTCTGACAGACCTTTGACAATGACAGTGATGATGTGTTGGTTGCTCCCCAAGCGGTTCTTCGCGAAACACCGGTAATCTCCAGCATCTGCTTCTGTCATCTCCGTTATCTTCAAGGTTTTCTGGAAACTGTGCAATGAAATGCGGCCTCTGGGCAGCTCTCCGTTCACTTTACTCCAAGAGATATCTGGGGTTGGGCTGAAAAGCATACAAAAGACAACCCCAATACACCAAATGAGCAAACCCAGGGACTTCATACAccatgttattattattatatttttttaggaTGACCCCCTGTCTATGAAATTCATGCTAAAGTCTCATACAGGAGCATCAACGTTTGATTTCAgtcaacattaaaaatataaaggtTTTAGGATGACTTTCTGGTTACTCACAGGGCATCCGCGATGCATTCCAGCTCCAGTGTGTCTCCTTTCAAGACTATGGTGGTACTGCGTGTTCCCGGTGGGTGCATAAAAGTGGGTGCTCTCTCTCCAGATGGACTGTCTACAACAGAGATTGGCCACAATAAGATAAACACGTCTTTTATGTGGCTGTCTACTGGACAGGACTTCCTTGGTTAATACTGAATGATCTATTGTATTCCCTGGGAAATGTTGGAAAATTTGATTATTGTAACACCTTGGTGTGTGAATTTACCCTGATGATTTATCAAGTGAACCGCATATTGAAAGAGAATAATTTTTATCCTTCCATTACTTCTTTTGGATGAACGAGACCATTTTAAAGAGAATGGAAGGATCCAAATGAAAAGATTTATGATCACTGTCTTTCTAAATACAATCAAATATTCATGAATTGAATCCAGAGATGGTACATTCATGAAGTGTGAAACTCAGAGGAAGTTTAGTGCACTAAGTAGATGATGTATAGACAGGTGGTCTAATATATTAGAATAGTAAAAAATAATCCTAGGTGTTCCCAAACACATTGGAAAAGCTCTGTTCCAAAACCTAATGAGTTGTCTCCCTGCCTACTGCCTACATAGGTAGCTGCCTTCATAAGTGACACAAAACCTCATTGTGATTTGGGACGCTCCACATATGCAGAAACTGCATGAAACCCAGAAACTAGActttggctgcgtccgaaattgCATACTCGAGTATGTACTTATTTGGAAAAAGTatatacttaagtacagtaaacagcaaaaaatgattttcaagaaaaaaatttcttaatatttttgtcttgttttcagtaaaaatatctaaaaactcttaaattaagatgcttttcttgatgaacaaaacgaccccaaaaataaatttagtttttagaccaaaaatataaaatttaagtaattttgtgcataaaacaagcaaaaaaaatctgccaatggggtacactaaattcaagaaaaattttaaaaaaattagctttccccattggcagattttttttttttgcttgttttatgcacaaaattacttaaatttgatgtttttggtctaaaaactaaatttatttttgggatcgttttgttcatcaagaaaaagcatcttattttaagaatttttatatatttttactgaaaacaagatgaaAATACtacttttttgcagtgtaccctTTAATTCTTTCCCCACTatgacaagttaactcgtcaattaagagaaaacgcttccctgccaatgacgagtatttccggctttccgcaataccgcaaATATCCaccaggggccggttgcaccagctgtgcgtaagttacaacgtagcttagttacgacgtaaatgggcaataagttacaacttacgcactactaaatgtttttccgttgcaccattaaacttagtttaaacgtaacaatacgttgtaactaaatatttacggaagccTCTGTCCATGAATAACGATTGGAATAAGATGTCAGCCAGATTATATTACATCGATGAGCTCGTATAAATTATGAAGAGCCGCAAACCCGTCAACGAGTTTTCAAGAACTGATTAATTTTCTgtgtatccatcaattaaaataagatttaaaatttcttcaagtttattttctcctccatgtgtgggatagatattttcaattaaaagtgtaatgttttgagttcgATAACGTTTGCTTTAACGTCTTTCAGTTTAGGCGGGTCAAAAATGAGTTTGAAATTACGTACTGTtcagactatttcctgtttacccattataaggcttgtgattgggttaagaaaaataGACGTCATTCTATGCGACAACGCACAACTTTACGGAGAGCTTACGACCTACTAGCTAcgttctgccttaagaacaaatggtgcaaccgattaaagtaaagagttagttataaaccagctagtagttactaagcctctagtttggactttacgtcctagtttaagtaagaacttaCGAACGACTGGTGCAAACCTACCCAGGTGGATatgtacatatctgtacttaTTAGGACCTTGCTGACATGCATCTTTTGTCACAAAAAATCTTTTGTTtctcgcctactatatagttgAACAGTATGCCGTTTCAAATGCAGCCCTTCCATTATACGAGCTCACtgcaatgcattatgggattgcCTTAACTTACCTGACTTTTGGAAAAGCCTTTGCATAGAGAGCACGCCTTAATATGCTCAGTAGGTTTTGGAATAGGGCGTAAAtgttcaaaataaaaatgtccagTCATCTACAAGACATTAGCTCCAGTAATGACAGATTCAGTCCGAATTCAGTCAGTTAACGATGAATATTAATACAGTAACATGTGGGTACAGTTTCATGTTAATGAGTTGTTTACGGTCAGGACTGGGTTTCTACAGAAGTGGGTTAAGTAGGTGATATTCTGTATTAGGTAATGAGCTATTAGGCTTGGTTAGGCATAGGCACAGGTGATGGTTAAGATGAAGGCTGGGTTCACTTGGGTAAAGGTTTGCTAGCACTCACCACCCCAAAAATCTGAGCCATTCAAAAAAGCTGCCAACACAGTGTCATTCATAGCTTCAACTGAAATACAACAGAAAATAATAAGCATGCAATACTGGGAAAAGTTGTGTGTCTGGAAGAAAAAAGCtggccattaaaaaaaaataaaagggtcacttttataataataacaaaagaAAAGAACAGGGTTCATTTATGTATCAGCAAGGAAAACACTTACTGTCCAGCACATggactgtgattggctgtttctgttgTATGGTCTGGGTGTGAGGGAAGCGGGCGTAGCAGATGTAGTCACTTCTGGTGTCATCCATGATCACGTTTGAAAAGTACAGGTCTCCATTTAAAGCCTGCGACACGCGGCTATTTTGGGGAAGCCTCTGGAAATCTAACACAGAGGACAACATAGATTATAAACCTGAGGGAGCATAAATGATATCTATTGTATACAAACTCAGATTAACTTGAAAGGTCAAATGAGTTTACATATATGGTCAACATGTAAACCATATGTAAACACAACCAAATACGACAATGCAGGACTAGTTTGCACTAATAGTATCTGCGTGAACATGATATTATGCTCTTACTGTTATCCATCCAGAAGATGATCGGAGGAGGCAGTCCAGCCGGTGGTCTGCATTGCAGTACTAGAGACATGCCCTTCTGCACTGTGATTGGCTCATTTTTCTCTTTCGACCACAAGGGGGACCCTGCGACACAGAATTGGACCCTTTGACATAAGTACAACATTTTTGGATTTTGTTTACCAGTTTAATTTCTGCTACATAATATCGCTAGTTTCCATGGCAACTTACGCTGTTAGCTTTGACTATGACAGGTCTTACTTGATTGCCGGATGACGATGTTATTGGACACAGCCGAGCCGTGCACGTTGCGGGCGATGCACTGGTAAACGCCCTCGTACGCTTCCACCTTCTCTCCGTTGATCTCGATCACCAAAGTGCCCGAGTTGGGCTTCATGGTCACTTTCGAATCTTTCTCCACATCGAAGTGAGTGCCGTTACGCGTCCATAAAAAGCTAGATGGAAAGAGGACAATAGCATTTCCTCATTAATTTGATTATGAGACAGattcagggtcacatataacaATATAAAAAGTCGTGCACAATGTCAGATAAGTTTATGAAGTCCTACAGTACCGGTAACCATGGCGACTCAAAGTGACACCCACCTGGGTTGAGGCTTTCCTTTGGCCTCACAGTGGATAATGATGTTTTCCCGAGGGTCGATGATGTAATCCTTGGGGGACTGATGAGTTATTGTGGGAGGCTGCGGTACTACATGAATACACAAACATCTTTattaccacacacacacacacacgtttgcACGAATCAGCATGTTGATACAGATGTACCACCTTTGCACAAACTGATTCTgcaagaaaatatctaaaaatagcTTGTGATTTATTTTATCCGTCtactgtatgtacagtacaaCAAAAACCAGGAAGAACAACAACCAAGTGGCATGCAACATGCAACACAGCAGACTTTATATTTTGAACTTTAATGTTTGATAAACATGTTAATGtgcacaccaaaaaaaaaaaaaaaaacacttcaaaCTGAATAAAACGGAAAGAGATAGTTTgtccaaaatgtttattttgtcatcatttactccacCTCAAAGTTATTCTGCTGGACACAAATGATGatgttttaaaggaatattacattttcttaaaagaaaaatccagataatttactcaccaccatgtcatccaaaatgttgatgtctttttttgtttagtcgagaagaaattatgttttttgaggaaaacattgcaggatttttctcattttaatggactttaatagacaccaacaattaacacttaactcaacacgtaacagttcttttcaactgagtttcaaaggactataaacaatcccaaacgaggcataagggtcttgtctagcggaacgattgtcatttttgacgagAAAAATggaaaatatgtacttttaaaccacaacttttcgtctaggtccggtccagcgcgacctaaatgcgtagtgacgtagggaggtcacgtgttacatatataaaacgcacatttgcggaccattttaaacaataaactgacacaaagacgttaattagtatcagttgacatacaacaacgtaggaacggtcctctttcaacacacttgtaaacactggagcggagttttgcgttctcttctgtgacctcttgacgtcatgacgtattgcgtggggtcacgctgctggcgcatcacgaccggatctagacgagaagttgtgctttaaaagtgtatatttgttatttttctttcactagataagacacttatgcctcgtttgggattgttatagtcctttgaaactccgttgaaaaaaaactgttaagtgttgagttaagtgttaattgttggtgtctattaaagtccattaaaatgagaaaaatcctgcaatgttttcctcaaaaaacataatttcttcttgactgaacaaagaaagacatcaacattttggatgacatggtggtgagtaaattatctggatttttcttttaagaaaatggaatattcctttaagaaaggcaccactgacttccatagtatttataTTTCTACTATAATAGTCAATGGTGCCTCTGTTAATTGCTTGattacaaaaatgtttacaggtttttagtggcggctcgtgactcctCATCCGAGGGACGCAAATTCAagaaatatgtgttcggagtgtcatgtgtgttttcaaaatatgtgtttgttgcgtcatgtgaaccatgttttgtcaaaataagtgcctgctgcacacgcgtcaaaaccgtttatgataaaagaaacgctcTCGTTCAcgaaatacacacaagacactcccttaacagtaaactctgatgaTTAGTCATACGATTATGCGATTGTCTGGCAACCGCGAGCGtctattaaaggattagtcaattttattaaaaaaaaatacagataatttactcaccaccatgtcatccaaaatgctgatgtctttgttcagtcgagaagaaattatgttttttaagaaaaacattccaggatttttctcattttaatggactctaatggaccccaacacttaacagtttcaatgcagtttaaatttgcagtttcaaaggactgtaaacaatcccaaacgaagcataagggtcttatctagcgaaacgattgtcatttttggc
The sequence above is a segment of the Misgurnus anguillicaudatus chromosome 1, ASM2758022v2, whole genome shotgun sequence genome. Coding sequences within it:
- the nrcama gene encoding neuronal cell adhesion molecule a isoform X10, whose translation is MDRNRKCICEGAMMMMMMLLLGHMTTALEVPLDPKVLEGLPQPPTITHQSPKDYIIDPRENIIIHCEAKGKPQPSFLWTRNGTHFDVEKDSKVTMKPNSGTLVIEINGEKVEAYEGVYQCIARNVHGSAVSNNIVIRQSRSPLWSKEKNEPITVQKGMSLVLQCRPPAGLPPPIIFWMDNNFQRLPQNSRVSQALNGDLYFSNVIMDDTRSDYICYARFPHTQTIQQKQPITVHVLDIEAMNDTVLAAFLNGSDFWGDSPSGERAPTFMHPPGTRSTTIVLKGDTLELECIADALPTPDISWSKVNGELPRGRISLHSFQKTLKITEMTEADAGDYRCFAKNRLGSNQHIITVIVKAAPFWISAPQNLIMAPKETGMLTCRADGNPKPKVTWFVNGVAIENSPVDPSRKIEGDVIILSDVQTGSSAVYQCNASNEYGYLLANAFVNVLTEPPRILTPTNHVYAVITNSRALLDCAAFGSPLPKITWFKDGQSILDGDLYIIHKNGTLEINVAQQLNGGKYTCIATNNLGNKENYVHLEVKEPTRILKLPEYNVVQRNGIAVFECKVKHDPTLITSMIWLKDDGELPDDPRFELGSDSLTIKEVTEDDEGTYTCIRNTTLDQDSASATLTVVEATPTPPVILEQPDPPTDLELTDQRERSVRLTWTPGNDHNSLIKLFLIQYEDSLHEPGVWVNMTEVPGTSTTAPLDLSPHVYYSFRVLALNDVGLSEPSNPSGQYRTNPARPDMNPSDVEVFGTSKDSMTVTWKELTGLESNGPGLQYKVSWRKKDVEQRWTSLTLANVSQYVVTGTPTFEPYEVTVQAINDYGPGPRPEVVLGYSGEDSPTVAPENVRVSVHNGTLAEVRWDAVPLSTVRGRLKGYKVSYSKLRSLHRQDKEPEKPQVIIFSGNETVGRLSDLHPYSEYTLNIKVFNGYGDGPTSSDQQFETPEGVPGPPTELKIRNVDLDSLIVEWAPPLKDNGHLTGYLLRYQPINATDELGPLKELPLPANETSATLDNLKYSTRYKIYLNAMTVKGSGPTVIEEAVTVMDEALIPHPAVEAGKGSTPLPPQPTPPVTQSLQSPFHKAPPSGRMFGFVNSSVEEDHAVISWEYLGPDRNVYVEYVVDNSKEPWKTEFVNGTRTYQIKGLKPGISYRVRVVAKDHSDATVHSTEEMLITVPATSSKQVDIATQGWFIGLMCAIALLILVLLIVCFIKRNKGGKYPVKEKEDAHQDPEIQPMKEDDGTFGEYRSLER